GACGCAAAGCTACAGATCTAAGGCAGCTCATACTGCTATGATGGCTGGGTCACCTTATGAGAATATAAGGAGGTTTTATTACGGTGTTAAATTTGTTACCAGTAAAAGAACTAGAAACGATAGATCCAGCAGAGCTAGATAGCGAGTGGGTTGAATTGGTGCTTGAAGCCAAACGCTTAGGACTTACTAGCAAACAAGTAAGTGCTTTTCTTTCCAATCAAAAACCAGATTTAAAATAGTATACACTACTTTTCTGAACAATCTTTTAAAAACACCTCTTATGGATATGCAACATGCATGGCACAGTTTATGTACATAAAGACAAACATTCCATATAATGAAATGTTTGCCGTAAAGAACGTTATCTGTGCTTCTTATCCATATTGCTCCACATTTGCCTTATTACCCTTCGTTTTCTCTATCCTGTCATGTAAAAACTTATAAACCTCATCTTTAATTTCTTCATTCTGAAGTGCAAAATCAATGGTCGTTTTTACAAAGCCAAGCTTTTCACCGACATCATATCTGTCTCCTTCAAAATCATAAGCAAAGACGCGCTGTATTTGATTCAGCTGCTGAATAGCGTCAGTCAACTGAATTTCTCCGCCTGCACCTGTTTTTTGGTTCTCTAAAAACATAAAAATTTCCGGTGTCAGGATATATCTGCCTAAAATCGCCAAATTCGATGGCGCAGTCCCTTTCTCCGGCTTCTCAACGAAATTCTTCACTTGATATCTTCTGCCTGCTTTCTCTCCAGGATCAACAATGCCATATCGGTCTGTTTCCTCTTCTGGAACTTGCTGAACTCCAATGATGGAGGACTGAGTTTCCTCAAATTGATTAATCAGCTGCTTTAAGCACGGAACATCACTCTGCACAATGTCGTCTCCAAGGAGCACGGCAAAAGGTTCATCCCCAATGAAATTCCTTGCACACCAAACTGCATGCCCCAACCCTTTAGGCTCCTTTTGACGGATATAATGGATATCAGCCAAATTAGAGGCAAAGCGGACTTTATTCAGCAAATCATCTTTGCCTTTTGCTTCAAGATTCCATTCCAAATCATTGGCACTGTCAAAATGATCCTCGATTGATCTTTTTCCTTTACCAGTGACAATAATAATGTCCTCAATTCCAGAAGCGACCGCTTCCTCTACTATGTACTGGATAGTCGGCTTGTCTACGATAGGAAGCATTTCCTTTGGCATTGCTTTTGTAGCAGGCAAAAATCTAGTTCCAAGTCCTGCTGCTGGTATGATAGCCTTCCTAATTTTCTTCATGGTGTATTCCCTCCTAATTATTATAGGATTCTTTTCCCTTGTTTCTATCAGGATAAACTATCATTTCTACTATTAGATATAGGGATTCTTCCGGTGGCTTTTTCTGCTTTGTTCACTTAAGCCTTGGGAGATTAAATAGAACGAAAATAGAAATAGCATAAAAGCTAGTAAAGGATATATAAGAATCCACTGTGTATAAGATAGAAACGCACGAGACTGCCCAATCAGCCCAGACCATTCATTTGTCATAGAGATATAAGTAGAGAAATCAGGCTGAAACACAGTTCCACCAAAAAACAAATTAAATATCGCCAACTGTCCCATTAAATGCAGCACCTGAATGGTTTCATTCAAATACAGAATGATAAAATCCCCTTTTAAAATAGGCAGGATATGTTTTTTTAAAATATGGCTTTTGTTCCCGCCAAGTGTGACGGAAGCCATAATAAAAAGATTTTCTTTTATTTCGGCTGTTTTTGAATAAACAACATTATACACACCTGGCACTCCAAGTGCTGCCATTAGCACTCCTTGTATCATAATAAGAGAGAATGTTGACAGACTTGGGTTTATATTGATTCCGAGCATAATGAAATAAATGATGATAACAGGCGGAATACTCGTTAATAGTGTTATTCGTCCATGCTTGCTTCTTTTTCTTCCGTTTGCAGCCAATCCGCCAAATACACCAGCAATTCCTCCTGCAAAAAGCCGGACTGCAGCAACAATTAACACCGTAAACACTGTATATTTAGCACCATGAAGAATAAGGGATAATATATCCTTCCCCCATTTATCTGTTCCAAATAAATATTGCTCTGATGGTTCTAATGGCGGAGCAACAAATTCTTTGCCATTATCTGTCTCCATGTATCCTACCTTCACCTTATAATCAGCAGGATATGGAGCAATATAAGAACCGAACAAACCAATCAGCACAAACACTGCTAATAGGAACAGACCTGTGACAAGCTTTACATTCCATTTCTTAGTCATACTTCAAGATCCTTTCCATAAAAATAATAAGCATGTACAGCAGGAAAAAAACTGCTCCATATAACAAGAACAAAGCTACCAGGCAAAATATGACCAAATTATACTGATAGCCAAAATAAGCTTGTGTCTGAAAGAACAAGGCCGTTATCCCGTTCAGGTTAAAGATATATTCTACAATGAATAAATTGCTGATCATAATTGCCAAAATTTTATGCAAATCTGCTTTTAAATAAGGGGTCACATTCGCTGTAACATGGTACAAGTAAATATCCTTTTTCTTAACCCCTTTAGCAATCGCTGTAAGAATATAATCCTGTGTCAGCACATCCTTTGTTTTTTCATTTAACGCTTTAACGGCATACAACAGCGGAATAATAATCAAAGTGATAATTGGCAGCAGAACTGCTGTATCATTCGAATCAAAGGAAGCCACTTTAGCAAGCTTAATACCAAAGTTTTTATATACAATGGTTACGAACAGCTGCAGCAGCAATATAAGGATAAAATCAGGCAATATACCTAGCAGGCTGATTACCTTGCCAAAAAAGCGTTCGTTCACCTTCCAAAACCATATTCCGAGCAGAAAAGTCAGTGCAAGCACACTGATACCGGCAATTATTAAATAATAAAAAGAATCGGCAAAACTGTCCCCGATAACAGTAAAGATAAAAACAGACCGATCTCCTTGGGTAAAATAATAGGAATCTCCGCTAAACAATCCTATGAAAAAAACTTTTATGATGGCAAAAACTCCAGAAACATTAAATACAATTTCTCCACTGTTCCCACTGAACAAAACAAGAGGAAATGCAGCAAGCACAAGCAAGAAAATGAGGCTGAGCAATTGGGCAAAGGTTGCCTTCCATATTCTCATAAAATTCCTCCCGTTCTGTTAATTACTATTTTTATATATAATTCGATTCACTAAATACCAACCATACTAATCTACCATATAATTCTAGTGCTTATCAATAAAGATTTTTACAATTTAGAATAAACGAACAGATTTACTTTAGCATTATATCTGTATAACAGAAAAGAGCGTCTCTCTTTGGACGCTCTTTAAATTTGGGGTTGGTATGGGGATTTGATTGATTCTCTTTAAGAAGGTTTTTGTTTAAAACGACCTTTAAACGGGAGGGAGAAATCTACTTCTTTTTTGGGAATATATGCTTTTTAGAGTGTAGGCAAGGAGCGTTGTGTTTTGGAGAATTCCTCTTGTATTACATATTCTAATTGGCGAATCCGAACATTTTGCTGTTCCATTTTTTTTAGTGTTTTAGCTTGCATGGAAATTAAAGCGGACAGCAAGTCGGACATATTTTCACTGCTGTTCATCCATTTGCCACCTCCTTTTTCGCTTCATTGTCTTGGCATCATGTTGGAATGAGCTGCTCTTGATTTTTCGGTTCCAAAAACCGAACATATTCTGCAACCACTTCCGTCACATAAACTCTTTTTCCTTCTTCATTTTCATAGTTTCTCGTCTGGATTCTCCCGATTAAGGCTATCATAAAGCCTTTGCGGCAGTAATGGACGATATTTTCTGCTGCTTTGTTCCAGAAAATGCACGGAATGAAATCTGCTTCGTACTCACCTGCTTGATTGCGATAGTTTCGCTGAACTGCAAGCAAAATATTAGTGACAGAAGTACCTCCTTGTGTTAGCTTCAGTTCAGGATCACGGGTCAATCTCCCTACTAATGTGACCTGATTTATCAATGGATCACCCCTTTCTTCCTAGCAAGCTTATCATACTAAAAGAGGAGAATATTGAAAAATCAGTAAGCCTAATAGGAATAGAAGTTAGCAGTTAGAAAACTCATGTTTCCTTTTAGAAAAATTAACATTATCAAAGGTTTTTATGGGCAAATTTTATCTTTCGGTAATTTATATAAAAAAACGGATAAAGCATAAATGCTTTATCCGCTTCTTCTATTATTGTTCGTAAGATGCGATTACTGCTTGGACTTTATCCATAACGCCAGCTTTCAGCTGAGCCAGCTTCCCTTGGCTTTCTTCAAGAGAAGAGCTAGTAACACTGAAATAGAATTTAGCTTTTGGTTCCGTTCCTGATGGACGCAGGCAGAACCATGAGCCGTCTTCTAAATAGTATTTAATAACATTGGATTTTGGAAGATCGATTAGGATTTCCTTCACATTCTCCGTACGTTTGCTTGTCTGATAATCTTCGATTGCAACAACTTGCAGCCCGCTCACTTCAGAAATAGGATCTTGACGGAATGTATCCATAATGTAAGAGATTTGCTCCGCGCCATCTTTTCCTTTAAGAGTTAGAGATTCAAGTCCTTCTTGGTAGAAGCCGTATTTTTCAAAGATTGCAAGCAAGCCTTCAAACAATGTCATGCCTTTTGCTTTGTAATACGCCGCAACTTCTGCCGCAAAGATTGCTGACTGCACAGCATCTTTATCGCGTACGAAATCACCAATCAAGTAACCATAGCTTTCCTCATATCCAAATAGGAAAGTATGCTGATTAGTTTGTTCAAATTCTTTGATTTTTTCTCCAATGAATTTGAAGCCAGTCAATGTATCTAATGTTGGGATACCATATGCTTCTGCAATTGTTCTTCCAATTTCAGATGTTACGATTGTTTTAATAACAATACCATTTTCAGGCAGAATACCTTTTGCTTTTTTCTCTGACAGCAAGTACTCAAGCATTAACGCTCCTAATTGGTTACCAGTAAGAACTGTATATTCTCCTGTTAAGTCCTTCACAGCAACACCAAGGCGGTCTGCATCTGGATCTGTTCCTAAAAGAATATCTGCATCAATTTCTTTTCCATAACGGATAGCAATTTCAAATGCAGCATGCTCTTCCGGGTTTGGAGATTTTACTGTAGAGAAGTTTGCATCTGGCAGCTCTTGCTCCTTAACAACTGTTACATTGCCGAAGCCAAATGCATGTAGTCCTGCGCGCACAGGCTTATTCGCCGTACCGTGCAGCGGTGTGAAGACGATTTTCAAATCTTCCGCTTCTGGAAGCTTGTTAAGCTGAATAGTTTTCAGCTGTTCCACATAAGCTGCATCAACGTCAGCTCCGATATATGTCAATAAGCCTTGTTCTAATAGCTCAGACTCTTCGAGCACTTCGATTGTAAGCTCATCTTCTACTGCGTTTACATATTTAATAATCACATCTGCGGCTTCCGGAGGCAGCTGCCCACCATCTTCCCCATATGCTTTAAAGCCATTATATTCAGGCGGATTATGGCTTGCAGTGATAACGACACCAGCAAATGTATTAAGGTGGCGCACTGCAAATGATAGCTCAGGTGTTGGGCGGAGCTCTTCGAATACATAGGATTTGATACCAAGCTTGCCCACTACTTTTGCAACTTCCAACGCAAATTCTGGTGATTGGTGACGGGAGTCATATGCTACTGCCACACCGCGCTCCATCGCCTCTTTGCCTTGTTCTAGTATGTATTTTCCCAATCCTTGGGCAGCTTTACGCACTGTATAGATGTTCATGCGGTTGATGCCGGGGCCAAGTTCGCCGCGCATTCCGCCAGTGCCAAATTCTAAATGCTTGTAAAAGCTATCCTCGAGCAGTTTTTCAGATTTTTGCAATTCCAGCAATTGCGCTTTTAAATTTGGCTCTAAATCTTCAAAACTAGCCCATTTTGCTACTATATCTTGATAAACCATATTGCCAGATTCCCACCTTTAATTAATATTTTTACCTGTCTTAACATTACCTAAAATATGTATTTATGTAAAGGGCAATCCGGGGCAGAAGCCATCGTTTTCCCTTTACTAATTTAGGTATTTACTCCTTAGTTTTCGTCCATATTT
This DNA window, taken from Niallia sp. Man26, encodes the following:
- a CDS encoding anti-repressor SinI family protein, which codes for MLNLLPVKELETIDPAELDSEWVELVLEAKRLGLTSKQVSAFLSNQKPDLK
- the galU gene encoding UTP--glucose-1-phosphate uridylyltransferase GalU — its product is MKKIRKAIIPAAGLGTRFLPATKAMPKEMLPIVDKPTIQYIVEEAVASGIEDIIIVTGKGKRSIEDHFDSANDLEWNLEAKGKDDLLNKVRFASNLADIHYIRQKEPKGLGHAVWCARNFIGDEPFAVLLGDDIVQSDVPCLKQLINQFEETQSSIIGVQQVPEEETDRYGIVDPGEKAGRRYQVKNFVEKPEKGTAPSNLAILGRYILTPEIFMFLENQKTGAGGEIQLTDAIQQLNQIQRVFAYDFEGDRYDVGEKLGFVKTTIDFALQNEEIKDEVYKFLHDRIEKTKGNKANVEQYG
- a CDS encoding peptide ABC transporter permease, with the protein product MTKKWNVKLVTGLFLLAVFVLIGLFGSYIAPYPADYKVKVGYMETDNGKEFVAPPLEPSEQYLFGTDKWGKDILSLILHGAKYTVFTVLIVAAVRLFAGGIAGVFGGLAANGRKRSKHGRITLLTSIPPVIIIYFIMLGININPSLSTFSLIMIQGVLMAALGVPGVYNVVYSKTAEIKENLFIMASVTLGGNKSHILKKHILPILKGDFIILYLNETIQVLHLMGQLAIFNLFFGGTVFQPDFSTYISMTNEWSGLIGQSRAFLSYTQWILIYPLLAFMLFLFSFYLISQGLSEQSRKSHRKNPYI
- a CDS encoding ABC transporter permease subunit — translated: MRIWKATFAQLLSLIFLLVLAAFPLVLFSGNSGEIVFNVSGVFAIIKVFFIGLFSGDSYYFTQGDRSVFIFTVIGDSFADSFYYLIIAGISVLALTFLLGIWFWKVNERFFGKVISLLGILPDFILILLLQLFVTIVYKNFGIKLAKVASFDSNDTAVLLPIITLIIIPLLYAVKALNEKTKDVLTQDYILTAIAKGVKKKDIYLYHVTANVTPYLKADLHKILAIMISNLFIVEYIFNLNGITALFFQTQAYFGYQYNLVIFCLVALFLLYGAVFFLLYMLIIFMERILKYD
- the ssb gene encoding single-stranded DNA-binding protein, which encodes MINQVTLVGRLTRDPELKLTQGGTSVTNILLAVQRNYRNQAGEYEADFIPCIFWNKAAENIVHYCRKGFMIALIGRIQTRNYENEEGKRVYVTEVVAEYVRFLEPKNQEQLIPT
- a CDS encoding phospho-sugar mutase; protein product: MVYQDIVAKWASFEDLEPNLKAQLLELQKSEKLLEDSFYKHLEFGTGGMRGELGPGINRMNIYTVRKAAQGLGKYILEQGKEAMERGVAVAYDSRHQSPEFALEVAKVVGKLGIKSYVFEELRPTPELSFAVRHLNTFAGVVITASHNPPEYNGFKAYGEDGGQLPPEAADVIIKYVNAVEDELTIEVLEESELLEQGLLTYIGADVDAAYVEQLKTIQLNKLPEAEDLKIVFTPLHGTANKPVRAGLHAFGFGNVTVVKEQELPDANFSTVKSPNPEEHAAFEIAIRYGKEIDADILLGTDPDADRLGVAVKDLTGEYTVLTGNQLGALMLEYLLSEKKAKGILPENGIVIKTIVTSEIGRTIAEAYGIPTLDTLTGFKFIGEKIKEFEQTNQHTFLFGYEESYGYLIGDFVRDKDAVQSAIFAAEVAAYYKAKGMTLFEGLLAIFEKYGFYQEGLESLTLKGKDGAEQISYIMDTFRQDPISEVSGLQVVAIEDYQTSKRTENVKEILIDLPKSNVIKYYLEDGSWFCLRPSGTEPKAKFYFSVTSSSLEESQGKLAQLKAGVMDKVQAVIASYEQ